The Rubrobacter tropicus nucleotide sequence GTCCTTGAGGTGGACGTGGACTACGCGGTCGCGGACGTGGGCGTAGCCTTCGGGGAAGGGCCGTGAGCTCATGGCCGCCTCGTTGCCGGGGTCCCAGATCACGCCGAGCGCCGGCGACCGCACGCGGTCGAGGACCCAGCCGGTCTCCTTGCCCGTGGCCAGGTTGCAGGCGTGCTCGTTCTCGATGCCCAAAGTGAGGCCGGCAGCCTCCGTTCTCCTGGCTGCTTCGGCCAGCGCCTCCGAGACCTCCTCCCGCACCTCGTCAGGCCTCTCGACCCGCCAGAACGAGAACGCCCGCACCAGCGGGGCATCGAAGAGGCGGGCGACGTCGAAGGAGCGTTCGAGGACCTGCCACTGCTCGTCCCTGGCCGCCGGCGAGGCGAAGTGCGTGGCGCCTCCCGGCTCCCCGCTACCGTCGAGGTGGCACTTGAAGAGCGGCGAGGCTATCCCGCCGACGCGTATCCCCCTGGCGTCGAGGAGCGACTTCATCTCGGTCAGGCTATCCTCGTTTTGGGAGACAACGTTCTCGCCGCCGACGGCGCGCAGCTCGACCGTGCTCACGCCAAGGTCCTCGCAGACGTCGAGGGCGTGGGCAAGATCCTGGGAGATTTCGTCAGTGATCACGCACAGGCGCACCTGTTCTCTCCTTTCGTCGTGTCCTAGCGGGGGCCGGCGGTGAGCCCGGAGGGTTCCTCGAAATGGGACAGGTACTCCGACTGGGCCTCGAACATCTCATCGAACATCTCCCTCGCGCCTGGCCTGTGGCCGACGAGGGGGTCGTTCGCGAAGGCCCTGTAGGCGAGGTCCCGGTCCCCGGCCAGGGCCGCGTCGACGATCACCTCGGCGTTCCAGACGTGCGGGTGGACGAGGGCCGCGACTTCGGGCGGGAGCTCCCCGAACGCGACGCCCGAGGCCCCGAGTCCGCCGACCGCGCCGAAGGTCTCGACCACCGCACCATCCGGGACGCCGCGGAGCTGGCCGTTGTTTGGCAGGTTCATTATGTTGACGGATGTCCTGCCCGTCGTCATCGCGGCGATGATGTCGGAGATCTCCTCCCGCGAGCGCTCGAGGGGGATGGGCTCTTCGCCGGAGGCCATCCTGCGCGTCTTCTCCCTGGCGGCGGCGAGCTTCTCGCGCCGGGTCTCCATCGTCGTGATCCTGAGGTCGAGCCGCCCGCGCTCCTCATCGCTCTCCAGGTAGCCGGGGACGAACTCGCAGACGTGTCGGTCGCCCGCCGCGGGCAGGTAGCCGTGCGTGCGGCACAGCTCGGTCCTCATGCCCCAGGTGTTCACGAACGGGTCGCCGGAGGACGACCTCCCCAGCGCCCGCTCGCGCGCCTCGCCGCCCGCGACGCGCCGGAACGCTTCTCCCGTGACGTCCCGCCCGCGGGCGGAGACGGCCGTGATCCAGATAAAGTGGTTGACGCCGGCTACGCCCACGCCAACCTCTTCTTCCGGAACGTCGAACATCTCGGAGAGCATGGCCAGGGTCGAGAAGAGCTCGTGGCAGAGGCCGACGCAGCGCACGGAGGTCGCCTTCGTGACGGCCCTGGTGAGCGTCGTCATCGGGTTGGTGAGGTTGAGCATAACCGCGTCCGGGCAGTGCTCCTCCATCGCGCGGGCGATGCCGACGACGACTGGGATGTTCCGCAGGGCGCGGAACACGCCGCCCGGGCCTACCGTGTCCCCGACCGTCTGCACCACGCCGTATCGGGCCGGTATCTCGAGGTCGAGCGCCATCGTGTCGAGGCCGCCGGTGGAGATGCAGAGCACCACGAAGTCCGCCCCGGCGAGGGCCTCCTCCAGCACGGTAGTCTTCTCCAGCGCGAGGTCTGCGCCGGAGAGGGAGACCATGCGTTCACCCAGGCGATAGAGGTCTTCAAGGGCCTCGGGGTCGAGGTCGTGGAGGGTGAGCGTGCTCCCCGACAGGTCCTCGTTCAGGGCGACGTCTTCTATTATCTTCGGCCCCCACTGGTAGCTGCCGCCCCCGACGACGGCTATCTTCGGTGCCGCTTTACCCTCGCTCACCGGTTGGCCTTCTCGAGGGCGCTCTCGGCCTCGGTAAAGAACTGGTCGACGGCCTGGTCGACGTTCGACCGGCCGAAGGCTACGTCCTGGTTGGTGCGGAGCAGGATCTCCTCGATC carries:
- a CDS encoding family 4 glycosyl hydrolase; amino-acid sequence: MSEGKAAPKIAVVGGGSYQWGPKIIEDVALNEDLSGSTLTLHDLDPEALEDLYRLGERMVSLSGADLALEKTTVLEEALAGADFVVLCISTGGLDTMALDLEIPARYGVVQTVGDTVGPGGVFRALRNIPVVVGIARAMEEHCPDAVMLNLTNPMTTLTRAVTKATSVRCVGLCHELFSTLAMLSEMFDVPEEEVGVGVAGVNHFIWITAVSARGRDVTGEAFRRVAGGEARERALGRSSSGDPFVNTWGMRTELCRTHGYLPAAGDRHVCEFVPGYLESDEERGRLDLRITTMETRREKLAAAREKTRRMASGEEPIPLERSREEISDIIAAMTTGRTSVNIMNLPNNGQLRGVPDGAVVETFGAVGGLGASGVAFGELPPEVAALVHPHVWNAEVIVDAALAGDRDLAYRAFANDPLVGHRPGAREMFDEMFEAQSEYLSHFEEPSGLTAGPR
- a CDS encoding sugar phosphate isomerase/epimerase family protein — its product is MRLCVITDEISQDLAHALDVCEDLGVSTVELRAVGGENVVSQNEDSLTEMKSLLDARGIRVGGIASPLFKCHLDGSGEPGGATHFASPAARDEQWQVLERSFDVARLFDAPLVRAFSFWRVERPDEVREEVSEALAEAARRTEAAGLTLGIENEHACNLATGKETGWVLDRVRSPALGVIWDPGNEAAMSSRPFPEGYAHVRDRVVHVHLKDVDERGDWTKMGSGVIDYVGQLRALADDGYAGLLSLETHYETARGGLEGATRESLAEIRVLCKEAGVELEA